A part of Kitasatospora acidiphila genomic DNA contains:
- a CDS encoding glutaredoxin family protein → MSPLLRRAKGADPTAKTVTMLGRPGCHLCDDAREVITRVTAELGAAFEERDITQDPELYRQYAEQIPVTLIDGRQHDFWRVDERRLRTALTGR, encoded by the coding sequence GTGAGCCCACTGCTGAGGCGCGCCAAGGGCGCCGATCCCACCGCCAAGACCGTCACCATGCTGGGCAGGCCCGGCTGCCACCTCTGCGACGACGCGCGGGAGGTGATCACCAGGGTCACCGCCGAGCTGGGCGCGGCCTTCGAGGAGCGGGACATCACCCAGGATCCGGAGCTCTACCGGCAGTATGCGGAGCAGATCCCGGTGACCCTGATCGACGGGCGGCAGCACGACTTCTGGCGGGTCGACGAGCGGCGTCTGCGGACCGCGCTGACCGGGCGTTAG
- a CDS encoding redox-sensing transcriptional repressor Rex: MRRTPVGRQTRARGIPEATVARLPLYLRALTALSERSVPTVSSEELAAAAGVNSAKLRKDFSYLGSYGTRGVGYDVEYLVYQISRELGLTQDWPVVIVGIGNLGHALANYGGFASRGFRVAALLDADPNVVGSTAAGLPVRHMDELESIVASQHVSIGVITTPPGAAQQVCDRLVEAGVTSILNFAPTVLNVPDGVDVRKVDLSIELQILAFHEQRKSGEEPEEGPIEEPPVRERTPGPVRAAAAKLRRAAGGGKDTKGDSDRQAVLPA; this comes from the coding sequence ATGCGCCGCACCCCTGTGGGACGCCAGACCCGTGCTCGCGGCATCCCCGAGGCCACCGTCGCCCGGCTGCCGCTCTACCTGCGGGCGCTGACCGCGCTCTCCGAGCGCTCGGTCCCCACCGTCTCCTCGGAGGAGCTGGCCGCGGCCGCCGGGGTCAACTCCGCGAAGCTGCGCAAGGACTTCTCCTACCTGGGCTCCTACGGGACCCGCGGGGTCGGCTACGACGTCGAGTACCTCGTCTACCAGATCTCCCGCGAGCTGGGCCTCACCCAGGACTGGCCGGTCGTGATCGTCGGGATCGGGAACCTGGGCCACGCGCTGGCCAACTACGGGGGCTTCGCCTCCCGCGGCTTCCGGGTGGCGGCGCTGCTGGACGCCGACCCGAACGTGGTCGGCAGCACCGCGGCCGGCCTCCCGGTGCGCCACATGGACGAACTGGAGTCCATCGTGGCGAGCCAGCACGTCTCCATCGGCGTGATCACCACTCCGCCCGGCGCCGCCCAGCAGGTCTGCGACCGGCTGGTCGAGGCCGGCGTGACCAGCATCCTGAACTTCGCGCCCACCGTGCTGAACGTCCCGGACGGCGTGGACGTGCGCAAGGTGGACCTCTCCATCGAGCTGCAGATCCTGGCCTTCCACGAGCAGCGCAAGTCCGGTGAGGAGCCGGAGGAGGGCCCGATAGAGGAGCCGCCCGTGCGTGAGCGCACCCCCGGCCCGGTCCGCGCGGCCGCGGCCAAGCTGCGCCGCGCCGCGGGCGGCGGCAAGGACACCAAGGGCGACAGCGACCGCCAGGCGGTGCTGCCGGCATGA